In Bacillus rossius redtenbacheri isolate Brsri chromosome 9 unlocalized genomic scaffold, Brsri_v3 Brsri_v3_scf9_2, whole genome shotgun sequence, one DNA window encodes the following:
- the LOC134542785 gene encoding uncharacterized protein LOC134542785, with product MALVADASRMKVLLLACAALAAAHEARRLPEAADDASFKDVAVDVDDERFLQFSRLRVSGARLEGDYRLVSNSVEGEEEDGFSGDGRFSAPQAVVQLSRDLGPALVGAVRFFSVPRVSAAAAARLDGYLRRSGVDPGRLAGNTSDPELLAAAVLSRLAREDLGQVADLLLDVARGKMRASGRDELPLPDLDCLRGGGRRRRHRRKVFHAAGGSLKGVSRLSRAGAASLSRDGVVVTVTVPLRLERLEARYEAYGLQLSRLKVASGAASGEVRGSSAEVRVDVAVAEDGCCAASVRAVRFAPGEAGLRLEGLAAAHPAAARVDACFSALLRSAAAPGVEAAVREAVAATLREFRCPR from the coding sequence GTCGCCGACGCGAGCAGGATGAAGGTGCTGCTCCTCGCGTGCGCGGCGCTGGCGGCGGCCCACGAGGCGCGACGTCTGCCGGAGGCCGCCGACGACGCCTCCTTCAAGGACGTCGCCGTGGACGTGGACGACGAGCGCTTCCTGCAGTTCTCGCGCCTCCGGGTGTCCGGCGCGCGCCTCGAGGGCGACTACCGCCTCGTCAGCAACTCCGTGGAAGGCGAGGAGGAGGACGGCTTCAGCGGCGACGGCCGCTTCTCGGCCCCGCAGGCCGTGGTGCAGCTGTCGCGCGACCTCGGCCCGGCGCTCGTCGGCGCCGTGAGGTTCTTCTCGGTGCCGCGGGTGTCTGCGGCGGCGGCCGCGCGGCTGGACGGCTACCTGCGGCGCAGCGGCGTGGACCCGGGGCGCCTGGCGGGCAACACCAGCGACCCGGAGCTGCTGGCGGCCGCGGTGCTGAGCCGCCTGGCGCGCGAGGACCTGGGGCAGGTCGCCGACCTGCTGCTGGACGTGGCCCGCGGCAAGATGCGCGCCTCGGGCCGCGACGAGCTGCCGCTCCCGGACCTGGACTGCCTCCGCGgcggcggcaggcggcggcgccaCCGCCGGAAGGTGTTCCACGCGGCGGGCGGCAGCTTGAAGGGCGTGTCGCGGCTGTCGCGCGCCGGCGCGGCGAGTCTCTCGCGCGACGGCGTGGTCGTCACGGTGACCGTGCCCTTGCGGCTGGAGCGGCTGGAGGCGCGCTACGAGGCGTACGGCCTGCAGCTGTCGCGGCTCAAGGTCGCCAGCGGCGCGGCGAGCGGCGAGGTGCGGGGGTCTTCGGCGGAGGTGCGCGTCGACGTGGCGGTGGCGGAGGACGGCTGCTGCGCCGCCTCCGTGCGGGCGGTGCGCTTCGCCCCCGGGGAGGCGGGGCTGCGCCTGGAGGGGCTGGCGGCGGCGCACCCGGCGGCGGCGCGCGTGGACGCCTGCTTCTCTGCGCTGCTGCGGAGCGCCGCGGCGCCGGGCGTCGAGGCGGCGGTGCGCGAGGCCGTGGCCGCCACCTTGCGCGAGTTCCGCTGCCCGCGCTGA